In the genome of Raphanus sativus cultivar WK10039 chromosome 4, ASM80110v3, whole genome shotgun sequence, one region contains:
- the LOC108850610 gene encoding glycine-rich cell wall structural protein-like, whose protein sequence is MGGGHCDQIPKGGGPEGQCPGGGSGQGGHLPRCGGGQGGQFPKGGGPGVQLFENGECGSEISVDGGLGGQLHVGGTSGSQFSESGGLGGRIPGCVGCGSQLSRGGGLVGQCADGGRQDGLHPGGGLSFECSGLHLGGSNDIKDCQRGTLEKVEVRFLGGTIAKREQ, encoded by the exons ATGGGTGGTGGACATTGTGACCAAATCCCTAAGGGTGGTGGACCTGAGGGCCAGTGTCCGGGTGGTGGTAGTGGGCAAGGCGGACATCTCCCAAGGTGTGGAGGTGGACAAGGCGGCCAGTTCCCAAAGGGTGGTGGACCTGGTGTCCAGCTCTTCGAGAATGGTGAATGTGGCAGCGAGATCTCCGTAGATGGTGGGCTTGGAGGCCAACTCCATGTAGGTGGTACATCTGGAAGCCAATTCTCCGAGAGTGGTGGACTTGGTGGCCGGATCCCCGGGTGTGTTGGGTGTGGCAGCCAACTGTCCAGAGGTGGTGGACTTGTGGGCCAGTGCGCAGATGGTGGTAGACAAGATGGCTTACATCCCGGTGGTGGTCTCTCTTTTGAATGCAGTGGTCTGCATCTTGGTGGTTCAAATGACATAAAAGATTGCCAACGAG GTACTTTGGAGAAAGTTGAAGTTAGGTTCCTTGGAGGAACAATTGCTAAACGTGAGCAATGA
- the LOC108852355 gene encoding uncharacterized acetyltransferase At3g50280 — MVEVTVISSSTVRPTHINESSQAKIHLTPHDLDLLYLVYPQRGLLFPKPDPNSHFIPQLKAALSTALDIYFPFAGRLVKVNNHEDNTVSFHIDCNGSGVKFVHANADTVSVGDFLQSRGSVPNFIGLFFPANDVESYDALISEPLLALQVTEMKDGVFISYGYNHMVADGSSFWSFFHCWSKICLTGLGSNFQPLVLKDWFLDKIDYPIHIPVSEMETPPNCETSTRERVFHFTRKKISYLKAKANEQIGSVDSKISSLQAVVAYLWLSIMTHSGLNREEMTQCKIAADMRRRLDPPLKKECFGNVTALAVATTNVGELLDHGIGWTALQISKTVRSQTNKSYKNFAENWVTNVKIPKIGVGSRLADHSLIVASSPLFEVYDHDFGWGKPIAARAGPGNGIGGLLVMFRGVEEGSIDVHATLTSSLWSDVLINIFAE, encoded by the coding sequence ACATAAACGAATCTAGTCAAGCAAAGATTCATCTAACTCCACATGATCTTGACCTTCTTTATCTTGTTTATCCTCAAAGAGGTCTTCTCTTCCCGAAACCAGACCCGAACAGCCATTTCATCCCTCAATTAAAGGCCGCTCTTTCCACTGCCTTAGATATCTATTTCCCGTTTGCCGGTCGTCTAGTCAAAGTGAACAATCATGAAGACAATACAGTGTCGTTTCACATCGACTGTAACGGCTCAGGCGTCAAATTCGTTCACGCCAACGCTGATACCGTCTCCGTGGGCGACTTCCTTCAGTCTCGTGGTTCTGTTCCTAATTTCATAGGTCTTTTCTTCCCTGCGAACGATGTTGAGAGCTATGACGCCCTCATCTCGGAGCCCTTGCTTGCACTGCAAGTCACCGAGATGAAAGATGGAGTTTTCATCAGTTATGGTTATAATCACATGGTGGCAGATGGGTCTTCTTTCTGGAGTTTCTTCCACTGTTGGTCCAAGATTTGCCTGACCGGTTTGGGTTCTAATTTTCAGCCTCTTGTTCTCAAAGATTGGTTCCTCGACAAGATTGACTATCCTATACATATCCCAGTTTCAGAGATGGAGACACCACCCAATTGTGAAACTTCaactagagagagagttttTCACTTCACAAGGAAGAAGATTTCGTATCTCAAAGCCAAAGCCAACGAGCAAATTGGCTCCGTTGATTCGAAAATCTCGTCTCTTCAAGCCGTTGTAGCATATTTATGGCTATCAATCATGACACATAGCGGTCTAAACAGAGAAGAAATGACGCAATGCAAAATAGCCGCGGATATGAGGCGGAGGCTAGACCCTCCTCTCAAGAAAGAGTGTTTTGGGAATGTGACCGCTCTCGCGGTTGCTACAACCAACGTGGGAGAACTGTTGGATCATGGGATAGGATGGACTGCTTTGCAAATAAGTAAAACGGTGAGGTCACAGACGAATAAGAGTTACAAAAACTTTGCGGAGAATTGGGTTACAAATGTGAAGATACCAAAAATAGGAGTTGGAAGTAGACTGGCTGATCATTCTTTGATCGTGGCGAGCTCTCCATTGTTTGAAGTTTATGATCATGATTTTGGTTGGGGGAAACCGATTGCGGCTAGAGCTGGACCGGGTAATGGTATCGGTGGTTTGCTAGTAATGTTTCGTGGAGTTGAAGAAGGGAGTATTGACGTCCATGCGACCTTGACGTCATCTTTATGGTCTGATGTACTAATTAACATATTTGCTGAATAA